In Bacillus sp. BGMRC 2118, a single window of DNA contains:
- a CDS encoding bifunctional metallophosphatase/5'-nucleotidase: MKKIHLYHTNDLHSHFNQWPKVAQFIKERRAHHELSGEEMLLLDIGDHMDRFHPITEATRGRANVQLMNELEYDFVTIGNNEGITLAHEELDELYEEGSFQVLVGNLLDSDREVPKWANRYSIHQTESGVNVGIIGVTVPFQKFYELLNWHVLNPLEELPKLIQEVKNQGADLVILLSHLGISDDEKIAREIEGIDVILGAHTHHLLPDGSQVNQTLLCGAGKFGMNIGHVEMCIHPTNKIQVQATVHSVEETSECPDTVKLIEKELNHAHEILNQRVAYLDKPLHVDWFEESPFPKLLAEAIREWCGADIGMICSGLLLDSLEKGNVTLGDLHRVCPHPINPCLVVLEGDELKEIILHAATSEMEQLRMKGFGFRGEVIGKMIYDGVEIETKSLEDGKEHVTSIFINGQRIHPKKEYRIATLDMFTFGSLFPEISHATNKKYYLPEMLRDLLKWKLSRMQE, encoded by the coding sequence ATGAAGAAGATTCACTTATATCACACTAATGACTTACATAGTCATTTTAATCAATGGCCAAAAGTGGCACAATTCATAAAAGAACGTCGAGCACATCATGAATTAAGCGGTGAAGAGATGCTGCTATTGGATATTGGAGATCATATGGACCGCTTTCATCCAATTACAGAGGCAACACGAGGAAGAGCGAATGTACAGTTAATGAATGAACTGGAATATGATTTTGTGACAATCGGTAATAACGAGGGAATTACATTAGCTCATGAGGAACTTGATGAATTGTATGAAGAAGGTTCTTTTCAAGTATTGGTGGGGAATTTATTGGATTCAGATCGAGAAGTACCGAAATGGGCAAACAGGTACTCCATCCATCAAACAGAATCAGGAGTAAATGTGGGAATTATCGGGGTGACAGTACCATTTCAAAAGTTTTATGAGCTATTGAACTGGCATGTATTGAATCCGCTTGAGGAACTGCCGAAACTTATTCAGGAAGTGAAGAATCAAGGTGCAGATTTGGTCATACTGCTATCTCATTTAGGAATCAGTGATGATGAGAAAATTGCAAGAGAAATCGAAGGAATCGACGTGATATTGGGAGCACATACCCACCATTTACTACCTGATGGTAGCCAAGTAAATCAGACACTCCTTTGCGGGGCAGGTAAGTTCGGAATGAACATTGGTCATGTTGAAATGTGCATTCATCCAACAAATAAGATACAGGTTCAAGCAACTGTTCATTCTGTTGAAGAGACAAGTGAATGTCCTGATACAGTAAAGTTAATAGAAAAAGAATTAAATCATGCACATGAGATTTTAAACCAACGAGTAGCATATCTCGATAAGCCACTCCATGTGGATTGGTTTGAAGAATCACCTTTTCCGAAGCTTCTAGCAGAAGCGATTAGAGAATGGTGCGGGGCAGACATTGGAATGATTTGTTCGGGTCTACTTTTGGATTCTTTAGAAAAAGGGAATGTTACACTTGGGGACCTTCATCGTGTTTGTCCACACCCTATTAATCCTTGTTTGGTCGTACTTGAAGGTGATGAACTGAAAGAAATCATTCTTCATGCTGCAACATCTGAAATGGAACAGCTACGCATGAAAGGCTTTGGATTTAGAGGAGAAGTAATCGGTAAGATGATTTACGATGGAGTAGAAATTGAAACAAAAAGTCTAGAAGATGGTAAAGAACATGTTACCTCCATATTTATCAATGGACAACGCATACACCCCAAAAAGGAATATCGGATTGCGACCCTGGATATGTTCACGTTTGGCTCCTTGTTTCCTGAAATTTCACATGCAACGAATAAAAAATACTACCTGCCTGAAATGCTTCGTGACCTTTTAAAATGGAAATTATCACGTATGCAGGAATAA
- a CDS encoding DUF1805 domain-containing protein, with amino-acid sequence MVTMTPIIIDGHQFTAITVKLPKTNFMAVTTEKGYIMCGALDVALLNEKLKDRGIVAGRAVGVRTIEQLLEAPLESVTYEAENLGINVGTLGKDALIKML; translated from the coding sequence ATGGTAACAATGACACCAATTATAATAGATGGTCACCAGTTCACAGCCATCACTGTGAAGCTACCAAAGACGAATTTTATGGCGGTGACAACTGAAAAGGGATATATTATGTGTGGCGCTCTTGATGTTGCTTTATTAAATGAGAAACTGAAGGACCGTGGGATTGTTGCAGGAAGAGCAGTAGGGGTACGAACAATCGAACAACTTCTTGAAGCTCCTCTTGAATCAGTGACATACGAAGCAGAGAACTTAGGAATTAACGTAGGGACACTCGGCAAAGATGCCCTTATTAAAATGCTCTAA